One region of Fragaria vesca subsp. vesca linkage group LG4, FraVesHawaii_1.0, whole genome shotgun sequence genomic DNA includes:
- the LOC101303118 gene encoding putative ribonuclease H protein At1g65750-like: protein MHNLVQDLRIIKSFGAECRLGRAPRVIEVVWHPPVIRWVKINSDGAWKHAEGVGGFGAVFRDFKGHVLGAFSSNIDIPSSVAAEVMAIIVAIELAWVRDWKHIWLEVDSSLVLDYLRPVSFACTLASTCPLA, encoded by the coding sequence ATGCATAATTTAGTTCAGGATTTACGGATAATAAAGAGTTTTGGTGCAGAGTGTCGATTGGGAAGAGCTCCAAGAGTTATTGAGGTTGTTTGGCATCCTCCAGTCATTAGGTGGGTGAAGATTAATTCGGATGGAGCTTGGAAGCATGCAGAGGGTGTTGGAGGTTTTGGTGCTGTTTTTCGTGACTTTAAAGGTCATGTTCTTGGTGCTTTTTCTTCCAACATTGACATTCCTAGTTCAGTAGCAGCAGAGGTGATGGCAATTATAGTTGCTATTGAACTTGCTTGGGTACGAGACTGGAAGCACATTTGGTTAGAGGTTGACTCGTCACTTGTGTTAGACTATCTACGGCCGGTCTCCTTTGCTTGTACCTTGGCATCTACGTGTCCGTTGGCTTAA